A region from the Pelobates fuscus isolate aPelFus1 chromosome 3, aPelFus1.pri, whole genome shotgun sequence genome encodes:
- the LOC134602069 gene encoding olfactory receptor 11L1-like: MTVNGNLLIIIVVSATNFLHSPMYFFLSQLSFCDIVLTTTIVPNLLQVTLQNGSPMTASGCITQLNVFSFASTTECLLLTMMSYDRYVAVCKPLHYVTIMNFQFCLALAVLAWILGFTITLIVTILISHLNFCNSNTIDHFFCDYAPFFQVSCSDTTIVQTVVFIISTPETVIETVFIMATYVCIFLAIHRISSTTGRQKAFSTCSSHLTVVCTYYGTLIAIYVFPSGEQSFNMNKIVSLVYTVVTPLLNPIIYSLRNHEIKTAVKKMFKMY, encoded by the coding sequence ATGACTGTAAATGGAAATCTTCTAATTATAATAGTGGTTTCAGCAACCAATTTTCTCCATTCTCCGATGTATTTCTTCCTCAGCCAATTGTCATTTTGTGACATCGTACTCACTACAACAATTGTCCCAAACTTATTACAAGTTACTTTACAAAATGGCAGCCCCATGACAGCTAGTGGGTGCATTACTCAGCTAAATGTCTTCAGCTTTGCATCAACTACAGAATGTCTTCTTCTCACCATGATGTCCTACGATAGATATGTGGCTGTCTGTAAACCTTTGCATTATGTAACGATAATGAATTTCCAGTTTTGTCTTGCTCTGGCAGTGCTGGCCTGGATTTTGGGTTTCACCATAACATTGATTGTTACTATTCTCATAAGTCATTTAAACTTTTGTAATTCCAATACTATTGACCATTTCTTTTGTGATTATGCTCCATTCTTTCAGGTTTCTTGTTCAGATACAACAATTGTACAAACTGTGGTGTTTATAATATCTACTCCAGAAACTGTGAttgaaactgtgtttattatggcTACATATGTTTGTATCTTTCTCGCTATACATAGAATATCATCCACCACTGGGAGACAGAAAGCCTTCTCCACATGCAGTTCCCACCTCACTGTCGTGTGCACATATTACGGGACTCTAATTGCCATCTACGTATTTCCATCAGGAGAACAGTCATTTAATATGAATAAGATTGTTTCCCTGGTATACACTGTTGTAACCCCTTTATTGAATCCAATTATATACAGTTTAAGGAATCATGAAATTAAGACAGCTGTAAAAAagatgtttaaaatgtattaa